Proteins encoded in a region of the Populus nigra chromosome 3, ddPopNigr1.1, whole genome shotgun sequence genome:
- the LOC133689181 gene encoding calcium-dependent protein kinase 26-like, whose amino-acid sequence MGNNNCIGSRVSRDGIFQTISSSVWWARSKDCLITYNKKENVDELSLNRVQEPPFHAQNKPPEQMKIAKEEIINQVPSPPKPMENATVPSEIIMEVEESTPAKPASDKEVKKPAEPTRPNKPFVKRTPSAGLQVDSVLKTRTGHLKEYYNLGRKLGRGQFGTTFLCVEKATGKEYACKSIAKRNLLTADDVEDVRREIQIMHHLAGQPNVISINGAYEDAVAVHVVMELCAGGELFDRIIKRGHYTERKAAQLTRTIVGVIEACHSLGVMHRDLKPENFLFVNEREDSPLKAIDFGLSVFFKPGEILNDVVGSPYYVAPEVLRKRYGPEADVWSAGVMVYILLCGVPPFWAEKEHDIFEEVLHGHLDFTSNPWPKVSASAKDLIRRMLVRDPKKRLTAHEVLCHPWVRDDGVAPDKPLDPAVLSRLKQFSAMNKIKKMALRIIAENLSEEEIAGLKEIFKMIDTDNSGQITFEELKVGLRRFGANLTEAEIYSLLRAADVDNSGTIDYKEFIAATLHLHKVEKEDHLFAAFSYFDKDDSGYITIDELQQACNEFGMDDVHLEEMIREVDQDNDGRIDYNEFVAMMQRGNTELVKNGLQGKNFSIGFREALSVY is encoded by the exons ATGGGGAATAATAATTGTATTGGATCAAGGGTTTCCAGGGATGGTATCTTTCAAACAATCTCTTCTTCTGTTTGGTGGGCTCGATCGAAGGATTGCTTGATCACTtataataagaaagaaaatgttGATGAGTTGTCCTTGAATAGAGTGCAAGAACCTCCTTTCCATGCTCAAAACAAGCCTCCGGAGCAAATGAAGATAGCTAAGGAagagataattaatcaagtacCATCGCCTCCAAAACCAATGGAAAATGCAACTGTACCATCGGAGATTATCATGGAGGTTGAAGAGAGTACACCGGCAAAGCCAGCAAGTGACAAGGAAGTGAAAAAACCAGCAGAGCCCACGAGACCAAATAAGCCTTTTGTTAAGAGGACACCAAGTGCAGGGCTGCAGGTAGATTCAGTGTTGAAGACAAGAACCGGTCATTTGAAGGAGTACTACAACTTGGGGAGGAAGCTTGGCCGTGGTCAATTTGGGACAACTTTTCTTTGTGTGGAAAAAGCAACTGGAAAAGAGTATGCTTGCAAGTCGATTGCGAAAAGGAATTTATTGACAGCAGATGATGTGGAGGATGTAAGGAGGGAAATTCAGATAATGCATCACCTGGCAGGGCAGCCTAATGTTATCTCTATCAACGGGGCGTACGAGGATGCTGTGGCAGTTCATGTTGTGATGGAATTGTGTGCTGGTGGTGAGCTCTTTGATAGGATTATTAAGCGAGGACATTACACAGAAAGAAAGGCAGCTCAACTCACTAGGACTATAGTTGGTGTTATAGAAGCCTGCCATTCCTTAGGGGTCATGCATCGGGATCTCAAGCCTGAGAACTTTCTCTTTGTCAATGAGCGTGAGGATTCACCTCTCAAGGCAATAGATTTTGGATTATCAGTATTCTTCAAGCCTG GGGAGATTTTAAATGATGTGGTTGGAAGCCCATATTATGTTGCACCTGAAGTTCTGCGCAAGCGCTATGGTCCAGAAGCAGATGTTTGGAGTGCTGGAGTGATGGTTTATATCCTCTTATGTGGGGTACCTCCATTTTGGGCTG AAAAGGAACATGACATATTTGAGGAGGTCTTGCATGGTCATCTGGATTTCACATCAAATCCCTGGCCTAAGGTCTCTGCAAGTGCAAAAGATTTGATCAGGAGAATGCTTGTCAGAGACCCTAAGAAGCGACTTACTGCCCATGAAGTTCTTT GTCACCCTTGGGTTCGTGATGATGGGGTGGCTCCAGACAAGCCTCTAGATCCTGCAGTATTAAGTCGCTTGAAGCAGTTTTCTGCAATGAACAAGATTAAGAAAATGGCTCTTAGA ATCATTGCCGAGAACCTATCTGAAGAAGAAATTGCTGGCTTAAAAGAGATATTTAAGATGATAGACACAGACAATAGTGGTCAAATTACTTTCGAAGAACTCAAAGTAGGACTGAGAAGATTTGGTGCAAATCTCACCGAGGCTGAAATTTACTCCCTACTGCGAGCA GCAGATGTTGATAACAGTGGCACAATAGATTACAAGGAGTTCATAGCTGCCACATTACATTTACACAAAGTTGAAAAGGAAGATCATCTATTTGCAGCCTTCTCATATTTTGACAAGGATGATAGTGGTTATATCACCATAGATGAACTCCAACAAGCCTGTAATGAATTCGGCATGGATGACGTTCACTTAGAAGAAATGATTCGAGAAGTTGATCAAGATAAT GATGGTCGCATAGATTACAATGAATTTGTGGCCATGATGCAGAGAGGCAACACCGAGTTGGTTAAGAACGGTTTACAGGGTAAGAATTTTAGCATTGGATTTAGGGAGGCACTATCAGTCTATTAA
- the LOC133689623 gene encoding protein WVD2-like 4 gives MEGDNAVKTNEETIAEEIHAEAPVLAPEKEEKNATNGERPLKANETSKHVAKTEGLNSSGIASEGAASVSERKPSNALKEPALRKGTGSKNSKLAKDKPNVKGSGPFSHIQRPILSQSISFPAKGVRTNNMRKSIEGHPLKTAVKLSRDEGTKVQVPFSNGSVTSSPRFNRANRLAPTGANSKESNINGSKTLTKQTSSTSKSSSQQAASVKSSSLTEAAKCPPPQVSESAADQNSKPETTTLSSKEEDDTHSTTSSATLSGRRSSGSGFSFRLEERAEKRKEFFSKLEEKIHAKEIEQTNLQAKSKESQEAEIKKLRKSLTFKAAPMPCFYKEPPPKVELKKIPTTRAKSPKLGRRKSSTTSMNNSLEDVGSSLSPRASHSPLLNQESSNPTKRVQRNGNVDNGVSKTPIRKSQPKLQSRQITANGMEGKTVKSKAKLPGAESQTQKANVEKVEVNENNSMKVPVCENGIETMPENNTPQSNGPVLSSSSPEIMLPHVTVGG, from the exons ATGGAGGGTGACAATGCAGTTAAAACGAATGAGGAAACCATTGCTGAGGAAATTCATGCTGAAGCACCTGTTTTGGCaccagaaaaggaagaaaaaaatgctACCAATGGTGAAAGACCTCTAAAAGCCAATGAAACATCTAAGCATGTTGCCAAAACTGAAGGTCTTAATTCCTCTGGCATTGCAAGTGAAGGTGCAGCAAGTGTTTCTGAAAGAAAACCATCAAATGCCTTAAAG GAACCTGCTCTGAGGAAAGGCACTGGTTCAAAGAACAGCAAATTGGCCAAGGATAAGCCTAATGTGAAAGGCTCAGGTCCATTTTCTCATATTCAGAGACCAATACTTTCTCAGAGTATTTCATTTCCAGCAAAAGGTGTGCGGACTAATAATATGAGGAAGAGCATCGAGGGACACCCACTCAAAACTGCTGTCAAGCTTTCCCGGGATGAAGGAACAAAGGTGCAGGTTCCTTTTTCCAATGGATCAGTCACTTCAAGTCCCCGTTTCAACCGAGCCAACAGGCTTGCACCCACTGGAGCGAATTCAAAGGAATCAAATATTAATGGTAGTAAGACTTTAACTAAGCAGACTTCCTCCACAAGCAAGTCTAGCAGTCAACAGGCTGCG TCTGTGAAATCAAGTTCTTTGACTGAAGCTGCAAAGTGCCCTCCACCCCAGGTTTCTGA GTCTGCTGCtgatcaaaactcaaaacctgAGACAACCACATTGTCAAGCAAAGAAGAAGATGACACCCATTCCACAACTTC AAGTGCCACTCTTAGTGGGCGGAGAAGTAGCGGCTCTGGATTCTCCTTCAGATTGGAAGAACGTGCTGAGAAACGGAAGGAG TTCTTTTCAAAGCTTGAAGAGAAGATCCATGCTAAAGAAATAGAACAAACTAACTTGCAGGCAAAATCAAAG GAGAGCCAGGAAGCAGAGATCAAAAAACTGAGGAAGAGTTTGACATTTAAAGCTGCACCTATGCCATGTTTTTATAAAGAGCCTCCTCCAAAAGTGGAACTAAAGAAG ATACCGACTACTCGTGCAAAATCACCGAAGCTTGGAAGGCGCAAGAGCTCTACCACTTCAATGAACAATTCTTTGGAAGATGTTGGATCTTCTTTGAGCCCACGAGCTTCTCACAGCCCACTTTTGAACCAAGAATCAAGCAACCCAACCAAACGAGTTCAGAGAAATGGTAACGTGGATAATGGTGTTTCAAAAACACCAATTAGGAAGTCCCAGCCTAAGCTTCAGTCTCGCCAAATAACAGCCAATGGAATGGAAGGAAAGACTGTCAAGTCCAAAGCGAAGCTACCAGGAGCAGAGAGTCAAACCCAGAAAGCTAATGTCGAAAAAGTGGAAGTAAACGAGAATAACTCCATGAAAGTTCCTGTATGTGAGAATGGAATTGAGACCATGCCCGAAAACAACACTCCTCAGAGCAATGGACCGGTTTTGTCCTCGTCCAGTCCTGAGATTATGCTCCCTCATGTCACAGTTGGAGGGTGA
- the LOC133688910 gene encoding fasciclin-like arabinogalactan protein 15 yields MDSHICGVSKKTLFLFTLLCLSVSSISALPHQNKTGNSTGTGQMINSNSVLVALLDSHYTELAELVEKALLLQTLEEAVGKHNITIFAPRNEALERQLDPEFKRFLLEPGNLKSLQTLVLFHIIPQRVGSNDWPGHKSNPSRHTTLCNDHLHLITKNSGKKVVGSAELTRPDDVTRPDGVIHGIERLLVPQSVQEDFNRRRNLRSISAVLPEGAPEVDPRTHRLKKPEPPVRAGSPPVLPIYDAMAPGPSLAPAPAPGPGGPHHHFDGESQVKDFIQTLLLYGGYNEMADILVNLTSLATEMGRLVSEGYVLTVLAPNDEAMAKLTTDQLSEPGAPEQIIYYHIIPEYQTEESMYNAVRRFGKIGYDTLRLPHKVAAQEADGSVKFGSGDGSAYLFDPDIYTDGRISVQGIDGVLFPEVEKESTSVKKSVSSVKVATTKPRRGKLLEVACIMLGTLGQDSRFTTCQ; encoded by the exons ATGGATTCTCACATCTGTGGTGTCTCTAAGAAAACCCTTTTTCTCTTTACTCTTCTCTGTCTTTCCGTTTCCTCCATTTCTGCATTACCCCATCAGAATAAAACTGGCAATAGTACGGGTACTGGTCAAATGATAAACTCCAACTCGGTGCTTGTGGCGCTTCTTGACTCGCATTACACCGAGTTAGCTGAGCTCGTTGAAAAGGCTCTCCTTCTACAAACCCTTGAAGAAGCTGTTGGCAAACACAACATCACCATCTTTGCGCCAAGAAATGAAGCTTTAGAGCGTCAACTTGATCCCGAATTCAAACGGTTTTTACTTGAACCCGGTAATCTCAAATCTCTCCAAACCCTTGTATTGTTCCACATTATCCCCCAACGGGTCGGATCCAATGACTGGCCAGGTCACAAATCAAACCCCAGCAGGCACACCACTCTCTGCAACGATCATCTGCACTTGATCACCAAGAATTCAGGCAAAAAGGTTGTCGGATCCGCCGAGTTGACCCGACCCGACGACGTGACCCGACCGGACGGTGTTATTCATGGCATTGAGCGGCTCCTAGTCCCACAGTCAGTCCAGGAAGACTTCAATAGGAGAAGAAATTTGAGATCCATATCAGCTGTATTGCCTGAAGGAGCCCCGGAAGTTGACCCAAGAACCCACAGATTGAAAAAACCGGAACCACCAGTTCGGGCCGGTTCACCACCGGTTTTGCCCATTTATGATGCCATGGCTCCTGGCCCATCATTGGCTCCCGCCCCAGCTCCAGGACCCGGTGGACCTCACCACCACTTCGACGGAGAAAGCCAAGTTAAAGACTTTATACAGACACTACTACTCTACGGTGGCTACAATGAAATGGCTGATATTTTAGTGAACTTAACTTCATTAGCCACTGAAATGGGCAGGTTGGTATCTGAAGGCTATGTGCTTACAGTTTTGGCACCAAATGATGAAGCCATGGCTAAGCTAACAACAGACCAGCTGAGTGAACCAGGGGCACCAGAGCAGATTATTTACTACCATATAATACCTGAGTACCAAACTGAAGAGAGTATGTATAATGCTGTTAGGAGGTTTGGGAAAATAGGGTATGATACATTGAGGTTGCCACATAAAGTCGCGGCGCAAGAAGCTGATGGGTCGGTTAAGTTCGGGTCAGGTGATGGGTCGGCCTATTTGTTTGACCCGGATATCTATACAGATGGGAGGATTTCAGTTCAAGGGATTGATGGGGTTTTGTTTCCTGAAGTTGAGAAAGAGAGTACTTCTGTTAAGAAATCCGTCAGCTCTGTTAAGGTTGCCACTACCAAGCCAAGAAGAG GGAAATTATTGGAAGTAGCCTGTATAATGCTTGGAACTCTTGGACAGGACTCGCGTTTCACTACATGTCAGTGA
- the LOC133690169 gene encoding E3 ubiquitin-protein ligase RHF2A-like, producing the protein MEVLEVDEAKKPEVHMTSAAAFVEGGIQESCDDACSICLEDFCESDPSTVTNCKHEFHLQCILEWCQRSSECPMCLRSISLKDPTSQELFEAVERERKIRAAPSRNATIFHHPTLGDFELQHLPVGVSDSELEERIIQHLAAAAAMGRTGHFGRGGGQRNRPSPHGRPHFLVFSTHPGAQPSGHVSSSLSQLGRENEPAAGSVASPSTPLTSVEDEPSQQALQLPPILTDQSSSASGSTVMRQGLSFNNRSTSSQSAPPNQDRAGPSEFQSFSVSLKSRLNAVSMRYKESISRSTRGWKDRLFSRNNSVSDLGSEVRRDVNAGIATVSRMMERLETRDNSGANQVSVSTHWTDRPAAERSNQNNAETHIESPVNEGSTPVSCAASSAST; encoded by the exons ATggag GTTCTGGAGGTGGATGAAGCAAAGAAACCTGAAGTTCATATGACATCAGCTGCAGCATTTGTGGAAGGGGGGATCCAGGAATCATGTGATGATGCATGTAGCATTTGCCTCGAAGATTTTTGTGAAAGTGATCCCTCAACG GTCACTAATTGCAAGCATGAGTTCCATCTTCAGTGTATCCTTGAATG GTGTCAGAGAAGCTCTGAGTGTCCAATGTGTTTGCGATCCATCAGTCTTAAAGATCCCACCAG TCAAGAATTGTTTGAGGCTGTAGAACGGGAGAGGAAAATCAGAGCTGCTCCATCAAGAAATGCTACTATTTTTCATCATCCTACGCTTGGGGATTTCGAATTGCAGCAT CTACCAGTTGGTGTAAGTGATTCTGAACTTGAGGAGCGTATAATCCAACAcctggctgctgctgctgctatggGAAGGACCGGCCACTTTGGCAGGGGGGGAGGGCAGAGAAACAGGCCATCTCCCCATGGTCGTCCACACTTCTTGGTATTTTCTACTCATCCTGGTGCACAGCCTTCTGGTCATGTTTCATCCTCTCTGTCTCAGCTGGGCAGGGAAAATGAACCAGCAGCAGGCTCTGTAGCTAGCCCATCCACACCACTCACTTCTGTCGAGGATGAACCATCGCAACAAGCCTTGCAATTGCCTCCTATTTTAACTGATCAAAGTTCCTCTGCATCTGGATCCACAGTGATGCGCCAAGGACTTTCCTTTAATAACCG GAGCACTTCTAGTCAGTCTGCACCGCCAAATCAAGATAGAGCAGGGCCATCAGAATTCCAGTCATTTTCAGTCTCCCTGAAATCTAGGCTTAATGCAGTTTCAATGag GTATAAAGAGTCAATTTCAAGAAGTACAAGAGGGTGGAAGGATAGGCTATTTTCTCGTAACAATTCAGTGTCTGATCTTGGCTCTGAAGTTCGAAGAGATGTAAATGCAGGAATTGCAACTGTATCTCGTATGATGGAGCGCCTTGAAACCAGAGATAACAGTGGAGCCAACCAAGTTTCTGTATCAACTCATTGGACTGATCGTCCAGCTGCTGAGAGGAGCAACCAGAATAATGCTGAGACTCACATAGAGAGCCCTGTAAATGAAGGAAGTACGCCAGTTTCTTGTGCTGCAAGTTCAGCATCTACTTAA
- the LOC133688466 gene encoding actin-depolymerizing factor 6-like — protein MNFKNASRVNASSGIGVADHSKNIFIELQRKKVHRYVIFKIKEKKIEVVVEKTGEPSESYEDFATSLPDNDCRYAVYDFDFVTSENCPKSKIFFIAWHYWISICNFPGPFSMCKYLNINS, from the exons ATGAATTTCAAAAATGCAAGTCGG GTCAATGCATCATCCGGCATAGGGGTTGCTGATCAcagcaaaaatatatttatagaactTCAGAGGAAGAAGGTACATCGATATGTGATCttcaaaattaaagagaagaaGATAGAAGTTGTGGTTGAGAAGACAGGGGAGCCATCTGAGAGCTATGAAGATTTCGCTACATCTTTGCCTGACAATGATTGTCGATATGCTGTTTATGACTTCGATTTCGTGACTTCAGAGAATTGTCCAAAgagcaagatcttcttcattgCATG GCACTACTGGATTAGCATATGCAACTTCCCCGGCCCTTTCTCCATGTGCAAATATTTGAACATAAATAGCTGA